GAAGCTTTGGTAAAGAATATTTAAGATGGCTGGTAAGCGAGAAAAAACTATCGATGATATTTGAATTTGAGATAAATTTCATATATGATCTAACCAGTCCAAAGATGGATATAATAAATATTGCAAACAGCGAATATCTAATAGTAATGCCTCCATGTAAATATAAATTTTCGATTGCTAATATGAAATTTTATGATGAGAAAAACGGTAAATTTATTCCATTTTTATTGCCCGACTCACTAAATGGCTTTTTTGGAAGCACATTTAGAGAAGAGGATAAAAATAGACTTATAGAAGAGGCTAGAAATGAGGTTGAAAAGATGTCTGTTAAGTTAATTTCTGAGCTTCAAAGCAAAATTCATAAATCTGCTCGCGATACTCTTGAGGCTATTGCTAAAAGCTTTGGGGCTAGGGCTGTTAAATTTGAATTTCATGATGATGATGAGCCGCTTGGCGGAAGATTAAATCTACAAAATGTAGCTTAAATTTACTTTGTTTGATTATACGTATGTTATCAGGAAAGCTTTTATGGCTTTTCTTGCTTACTATTTTTTATATTGATACTTATTGATATGCTATAAAATCAATTGGATAAAATTTAAGAAATTTATAAAAAAGGTTTATGGTGGGGATTGTAAAGGCCTTATTGATAGGCAAAGTTCAAACTTATGGAGATGAAAATGCGGCCAATTCGATAAATAAAATTTGGCAAAGCGCGATATTTAAAACAGCGACAAATGATGAAATTTATGCTGATAAATTCGGCTTTCATGGCGATGAGGTGGCTGATAAGAAGCATCACGGCGGAGCAGAGAAGGCTATATTTGCAAACTCTTATGAAAATTATCCTGTTTGGAGTGAGTTTTTGGGCTTAAATAATTTGCCTTTTGGTGCGATGGGTGAGAATTTAACTATCTCGGGCATACATGAAGAAAGCGT
The Campylobacter sp. RM16189 genome window above contains:
- a CDS encoding DUF4230 domain-containing protein; amino-acid sequence: MLFKIVKISSSNRASKASISNEILQLKSIGELSVFQVYSKEIVTKTDHAFGSFGKEYLRWLVSEKKLSMIFEFEINFIYDLTSPKMDIINIANSEYLIVMPPCKYKFSIANMKFYDEKNGKFIPFLLPDSLNGFFGSTFREEDKNRLIEEARNEVEKMSVKLISELQSKIHKSARDTLEAIAKSFGARAVKFEFHDDDEPLGGRLNLQNVA